The Marinitoga sp. 1197 genome window below encodes:
- the thiS gene encoding sulfur carrier protein ThiS, translating to MRVYINGKEKECKSSTLKELLEELSLSNKPVVVIKNSEIISIKNYIEHRLSKNDKIEIITVVGGG from the coding sequence TTGAGAGTATATATAAACGGTAAAGAAAAAGAGTGTAAAAGCAGTACATTAAAGGAATTACTCGAAGAACTCTCTTTAAGTAACAAACCTGTCGTTGTAATAAAAAACAGCGAAATTATCTCAATCAAGAATTATATTGAACATCGTTTATCCAAAAACGACAAAATTGAAATCATTACGGTAGTGGGAGGTGGTTGA